Proteins co-encoded in one Arthrobacter alpinus genomic window:
- a CDS encoding 2-oxo acid dehydrogenase subunit E2 produces the protein MTTGAVPATRWPVIPKDNTAFRVRPDLVDCDQADAAFSWDEARNDLAGRETLRLVRADGSTRPLTVTNLGDLGVDRVYGVIYPPQVAMLDFGCVTEQPWAHNGLLVVRPAVIATLSAGHRVSDGLREGRYLARIDKLVQHPEEL, from the coding sequence ATGACAACAGGAGCAGTGCCAGCGACCCGTTGGCCCGTCATCCCCAAAGACAACACCGCATTTAGGGTGCGGCCAGACCTGGTGGACTGCGACCAGGCAGATGCCGCATTCAGCTGGGACGAGGCCAGGAATGATCTCGCCGGACGTGAGACCCTGCGTCTTGTCAGGGCTGACGGCAGCACGCGGCCCCTCACGGTGACAAACCTTGGCGACCTCGGCGTCGACAGGGTCTATGGCGTGATCTATCCGCCTCAGGTGGCCATGCTCGACTTCGGGTGCGTGACGGAACAGCCTTGGGCGCACAACGGCCTGCTCGTGGTGAGGCCCGCCGTCATCGCGACCCTCTCCGCGGGCCACCGGGTCAGCGACGGTCTCCGTGAGGGACGCTACCTGGCCCGCATTGATAAACTAGTGCAACATCCGGAGGAGCTATGA
- a CDS encoding GAF domain-containing protein produces MVPLLQEVGRLIKKSVESCGLPSSDSADDEELLLLDLLLACDDVPTFLAGLAALAATHYSRLGATAECGVYLPVEGKAAISAASGPSAAVLVKDHGMTGGGPCQAAITSCDHVLVQNVALLHQWPEFSAAAAAVNVSSVLAIPLDLGYGSHAVLAAYSHRNGCFSALSVESGLRFAELVSRVLKLVLRMAQLREAQDQLPAGMRSQVSVTTAVEVVHERGEFPGEGARGATAVKQAGRTWGEPGR; encoded by the coding sequence ATGGTGCCCCTGCTGCAGGAGGTGGGACGGTTGATCAAGAAGTCCGTTGAAAGCTGCGGATTGCCCAGCAGCGACTCAGCCGATGACGAGGAACTCTTGTTGCTGGATCTCCTGCTGGCCTGTGACGATGTGCCAACATTCTTGGCCGGTCTGGCGGCCTTGGCTGCAACACATTATTCCCGCCTAGGGGCTACGGCGGAATGTGGCGTATACCTCCCCGTTGAGGGGAAGGCTGCAATCAGCGCCGCCAGCGGACCAAGTGCCGCAGTCCTGGTGAAGGACCACGGCATGACCGGAGGTGGACCTTGCCAGGCTGCAATTACCTCCTGTGATCATGTGCTGGTTCAGAACGTGGCACTGCTCCACCAGTGGCCTGAATTCTCGGCGGCTGCCGCTGCCGTCAACGTCAGTTCCGTGCTGGCAATACCGCTGGACTTGGGCTATGGTTCCCATGCTGTCTTGGCCGCTTATTCTCACCGCAACGGCTGTTTCAGTGCGTTGAGTGTTGAATCGGGCCTCCGGTTCGCCGAGTTGGTTTCACGCGTGTTGAAGTTGGTCTTGCGGATGGCGCAGCTGAGGGAGGCACAGGACCAGCTACCGGCAGGGATGCGCTCTCAAGTCTCCGTCACCACCGCTGTTGAAGTTGTTCATGAACGGGGCGAATTCCCGGGGGAGGGTGCTCGCGGAGCCACCGCCGTCAAGCAGGCCGGACGCACATGGGGAGAGCCGGGGCGCTGA
- a CDS encoding SPW repeat domain-containing protein, with amino-acid sequence MALILAPWFGSYTAQTGAAWISWIAGADVVIATGFAFKPSNVAHHNAAASH; translated from the coding sequence GTGGCGCTGATTCTGGCACCGTGGTTTGGGTCCTACACGGCTCAGACGGGGGCAGCTTGGATCTCATGGATCGCCGGCGCGGACGTGGTCATTGCCACGGGCTTTGCTTTCAAGCCAAGCAACGTCGCCCACCACAATGCTGCCGCCTCCCACTAG
- a CDS encoding Hsp20/alpha crystallin family protein codes for MQRLFDGDTGNSGMWVEESIKDNTLVVRAELPGIDPGKDVEVSVTDGILTISAHREENSEKHSDGAYRSQFRYGSMLRRIPLPEGVTEADITAYFKDGILEVKPRRAVPRHTQPNH; via the coding sequence ATGCAGCGACTCTTTGATGGTGACACCGGGAATTCCGGCATGTGGGTGGAGGAGTCAATAAAGGACAACACCTTGGTGGTCCGGGCCGAACTGCCGGGCATCGACCCCGGCAAAGATGTGGAGGTCTCCGTCACCGACGGGATCCTGACCATCAGCGCCCACCGGGAAGAAAACTCCGAAAAGCATTCTGACGGTGCATACCGTTCACAGTTCCGCTACGGATCCATGCTCCGGCGCATCCCACTGCCTGAGGGTGTCACCGAAGCAGACATCACCGCTTACTTCAAGGACGGGATTCTGGAAGTCAAGCCCCGTCGCGCGGTACCACGGCATACCCAGCCAAACCATTGA
- a CDS encoding 1-phosphofructokinase family hexose kinase — MNSSQAQFASPILTLTVNPALDISTSTDLVYSGHKLRCNGSHIAPGGGGANVARVLHRLGGHALALYTAGGTTGDTYRKLMEAEGIPALVATVDGDTRQDFTVDEASTGKQFRFVLRGAELHENEWRRFLELAKRSIRAGGYVVASGSLPPGVPDDFYARVARLARQADARCIVDTSGPALAEALAEGVFMVKPSRRELAELLGATLDSEESHINAISALLENGSAECVALTLAEAGAVVATKAGVIRLAVPSVQVVSTVGAGDSFLAAFVLRLAQGYPVNAALATAVASGSATVMTPATELCRPDDVARLEAEIVARAANPS; from the coding sequence ATGAACAGCTCACAGGCACAGTTCGCAAGTCCAATTCTCACCCTTACTGTGAATCCGGCACTAGACATAAGCACATCCACTGACCTCGTCTACAGCGGTCACAAACTCCGGTGCAACGGCAGCCACATCGCACCGGGCGGCGGCGGGGCAAACGTCGCGAGGGTTTTGCATCGACTCGGCGGGCATGCTTTGGCTTTGTACACCGCAGGTGGCACAACCGGGGACACGTATCGCAAGCTGATGGAAGCCGAGGGCATCCCTGCCCTAGTTGCCACAGTCGACGGTGATACCCGGCAAGACTTCACGGTCGACGAAGCGTCAACAGGCAAACAATTTCGTTTCGTCCTCAGAGGAGCCGAGCTCCATGAAAACGAATGGCGCAGGTTCCTGGAGCTGGCTAAACGTTCCATTCGGGCAGGAGGCTACGTGGTCGCCAGCGGGAGCCTGCCGCCAGGTGTCCCGGACGACTTTTACGCCCGCGTCGCCCGCCTGGCACGGCAGGCCGATGCACGATGCATTGTGGACACTTCGGGGCCGGCACTCGCTGAAGCACTGGCGGAAGGAGTCTTCATGGTCAAACCAAGCCGCAGGGAACTGGCTGAGCTTCTCGGAGCAACCCTAGACTCCGAAGAAAGTCACATCAACGCCATCTCCGCCTTGCTTGAAAACGGTTCCGCAGAGTGCGTGGCACTGACACTTGCCGAAGCCGGAGCTGTTGTTGCAACAAAGGCGGGGGTCATCCGTTTGGCCGTGCCATCCGTCCAAGTAGTCAGTACCGTCGGCGCCGGTGACAGTTTTCTGGCTGCATTCGTGCTGCGGCTCGCACAGGGCTACCCCGTCAACGCCGCCTTGGCAACGGCCGTCGCATCCGGAAGTGCCACTGTCATGACTCCCGCCACTGAATTATGCCGGCCCGATGACGTCGCTCGCCTCGAAGCAGAAATTGTTGCCAGAGCAGCCAACCCCAGCTGA